Within Pecten maximus chromosome 15, xPecMax1.1, whole genome shotgun sequence, the genomic segment GCTTAAAAGATTATTCTTATCCATGTGATTAACTATACTGTTTCTAACTAACTTCTCTAGTGTCTTTACAACAATACTTGTGAGGCTGACAGGTCTATAATTTCCTGGGTCCGACTTCGATCCTTTCTTGTATATGGCAGTGATGTTAGCTTCTTTCCATTCTTGAGGTAGTTTTCCATCTTCCAATGACCGGGTGTACTGATAAAATGTCTCAATTCCTTAAGAACTTTCGggtgaatacatgtacaactgcaCTTTACGATTgaactacattttgttacatcctaTGAAGCGGTGTAccatctgtatacatgtataacgatgctgttgtttttttttacgaaCGATTGATACATGAATTACCGTTTTTCAAACTTATGTGTCTACGGGTGTGTTGATGAATGCATGCGGGTATATATATACGATGCGTGTAGATGTGTATGGATGGAAGCGAATGTGTTTGTATACGAAAGACATGACTTTTACATTTGTTACCGACATTCGTGTAGCTGAGTACATCCGTATTCGAGGGCGTGTTGGTGTGTTTACGGGATGCTTGCGTACCTATTTGGCACGTGATGATCTATAAATGAAATGATTGGTGAGCACTTTGGATGAACGTATTGAACGGAAACCGTGTTGTAGACAATGAagaatttgttttgtaaatgttttagcccatcatcagatgatgggctattcaaatcgccatGCGCCCGTgatccgtcgtccgtccgtaaacaattcttgttatcgctattactCAGAAAGAAGcaaagggatcattctcaaatctcagatttaggttccccttggttcttAGTTGTGCATTTTGTATTTTGGGAcaaatcgaaaaacaacatggcagacaggcagccatcttggagtTTGACAattaaagggatctttcttaaatgttatatgtaagtttccctaggtccctagttatgcatattacattttgagactgatcgaaaaacaacatggcagacaggcagccatcttggattttgacaattgaagtttgttatcgctcaCAAGATCCTAAAGGGATCTtactcatatttcatatgtaagttccttTTATCGCTAGTcgtgcatattgcattttgggaccgatcagaaaacaatatggctgacaggcagccatctttgattttgacaattgcaggttgCTTCTGCTATATATcgtgttgtacaatgtatcacaTTTTTTGAAAGAAGAGTTCAAGAAGGGAAAAGAATAGAAAGAccagtctttcatttgacagATAAGGATCATTCAATGGTAGACGCTAAGATCCctttgggatctcttgtttattgtGCTAGTTAAAGGAGTTTGAATCGTCAGTGATGAGTGAGAATCAAAAGCTTGGACAAGGAGATCATTTTGAAAAATCTTCAGAAGTGGGATGCTCGGACCCGCTGATCTAATCAATTATTAAGTTTCGGATGTTCTGTAATTCTAAAACAACATGAATTATGTGTTTTCTGGATATTCAGATGGTAGAACATTACAGCCTCGATGCCTACAGATATGGCTTTCTTTTGGTTTTAGGATGTGATCGAGGAGGGATACACAGCCCACGTGACCACTGCCGGGGCCATTGGAGAAGTGTTTCCGGACGGGAGGGATACCAAAGAGATCCTGGATATTGCCGCTGGTACCGGACTCGTCGCTGAAGAGGTAAACGGTTCTCGCCTCATTTCTACTGGTTTAAAGTTCGTCACATAATCTACAgggttttaaatgttttaaatgcaATGCTTAATTAATCAGAAAATGATAATCGAGGAGGTTGTTTTGAAATAAGATTTATAACTACTGAATGTCATATATAGAACATAGGCATTAATAACACCAAATAAAAACACAGTCATTGGTAGTTTCGATGTTTCACTTTGAATCTGTTTTAATGTTGCTAAAACTTTAAAGCGATCTTTCAAGATTTCTTGGCAAAACAGCAACGTTGCCAAAACGTCTAAATATCCCAACGGCAAATCGTACTTTTGAATATGGACGAAGGGAGTTCATATgcacacaaataaaaacaagactTATTCATTGgtcaaatgttaaatttcttaaattttcttgtttttttgttttgtttttgttttttgtttttttgctttattatttttttcattaactaTCATCGCTTATATATTATTTCATCGTAATCAATGCAgcatataattaattttgactTTTCCTACCAGCCATGGAGCATATGTGCTTACATAATTACTTAAATCTTTAGCTGAAGAAACTAGGTTTTCGCGTGATGGACGCCTTGGAACCTTCTGAGGGAATGATAGAGTTGGCTACAAAGAAAGGGTTATACCGGAAGTTATATAACATGGGACTCTCCGCGGAACCTATCCCATTTCCTTCCGGTAAGTATATATTTGTCAACTTCCGGTAAACGTATTGTTACCTGTCTGTTCCATCAGCAACCTTTTACTTGCAATTTTTCATAAATTAGCATTGCAGAATTTAGGGGGAAGTACCTTAATTTATATCTGCCCTTACTTCAAATAATAATTTCCCATGAGGAAAACACTTTAATGATTTTTCCCCGTTttgaatgttgatgaaacagGGTCTGGTCACAAAACTACATGTACGGTAAGTCTACTTTACCGCATTCTGTTGATCAACATGGCGTTTAATTGTGCACAGTGTCATGCCATATGCTATCTTACCCGGTAAGGATAACGGGATAGTCACACATTAGAACTGCTTCTCTTAAAGTAAAGACATTCTACTGATATCGTCGTTTTGAAGCCACGGTGGTTGTTTGTCTGAGAAGTAAATCAAAGTTTATTTACGTAGAACTCTCAATTCCGTTTCAGATAAATATGACGCCATTACTATCTGTGGTTGGCATGGCAGCGCCGCCCCCCTAGCGGCTGCATTACCGGAGATGGTCAGGATCGTCAAGCCAGGTAAACCGTAGAATGAGTTAAACCACGGTAGATATGCCTTCTAAAAGCCAGCGTAATTGTGTTTTCTAATAGTCAGAGCCAGAGTAGGTATGCTTTATAAAAATCAGAAGCAGGCTATAAATGTTTCTAATAGTCAGAGCCAGAGAATAGCCAGAGCCAGAGAAGGTATGCTTTCTTAAAATCAGAAGCAGGCTATCAATGTTTCTAATAGTCAGAGCCAGAGAAGGTATGCTTTCTTAAAATCAGGAGCAGGCTATCAATGTTTCTAATAGTCAGAGCCAGAGAAGGTATGCTTTCTTAAAATCAGGAGCAGGCTATCAATGTTTCTAATAGTCAGAGCCAGAGAAGGTATGCTTTCTTAAAATCAGGAGCAGGCTATCAATGTTGCTAATAGTCAGAGCCAGAGAAGGTATGCTTTCTTAAAATCAGGAGCAGGCTATCAATGTTGCTAATAGTCAGAGCCAGATTAGTTTTGCTTTCGAAGAGTCAGAGCCAGAGTAGATGCTTTCTAATGCTCAGAGCCAGGgtagctacatgtatgttttcAAGTAGTCAGAGCCAGGGTAGCTATGTTTTCTAATAATCAGAGCCAGATAAAGTTTGCTCTCAAAGAGTCAGAGCCAGAGTGGATGCTTTTTAATGCTTAGAGCCAGGATAGCTATGTTTAAGAATAGTCAGAGCCAGGATAGCTATGTTTTCTAATAGTCAGAGCCAGGGTAGCTATGTTTTCTAATGCTCAGAGCCAGGGAAGCTCTGTTTTCTAATAGTCAGAGCCAGGGTAGGTATACTTTCTAAGAATTGGGGGCAAAGTCATCTAAACTCGGAGATAAAAAGGGTTGGATAGTAAAAAGTATGAGCGAATCCAATAATATACAGTTTGTTTAAAATCCGCCACGATGCATAGATCGGCCATTTTCATGTAGGGGGTCAggacattttcatattttaagaAGTTGATTATACATCCTGATTATTGACATGATATTTCTTTGTGTGTTCAGGTTTTTATCATTTCTATATGATTGCGCGAAAAATATGTTGTATTTCCAGGGTTTTCGAAAGGGAGGGGGGTCCAGTAagttagtgataatgcgagcgaatttttttttttttggcgaggggtctgggggccgccaaggcatttttaaggctataagAAATGTCCTCCTCCGAAAaagggtgggggtggggtgggggtggggggatCCGCcagtgtataatacatatttgtaaGACAATGTAATGACACTACCTTCCATCAATACTAATGTATTTGGATTCCAGGTGGCTACATCTGTATCGTGACCAGGATGCATTATATCAAGGAATTGCCAGACTACAAAGAAACATTTTTAACCCAATGTACCAAGCTGAAGGAGGACCTCAAGTGGAAGGAAAAGGAGAGTACAGGGTTCCAGGGCTATCCCTTCAACAATGAGGGCGTTAAAATGGTGTTTGAAGTCTGCTGAACGAAATCGCTATGATATATTTTCAGGTTATTTTCGATAATAAGTAAATCTCATTTGGCATATCATATTGTAATTTAACactagtgggtttttttttgtttttttttcttgtaacaTCAACGAGGAGTTAAAATGGTGAAGTTTGTTGAATGAAATCGATACATCGCTAggaatatatacacatgtacatgttaatttcatgtaacatattttgtataacatcTTGTAATTTTAcacgtttttttttcattccaaCATTCACGAGGATACCTGTCCACATTTTATTTGTAAGAAAGTGATATGAATGTATAATTGAAGTGAAGGCGTTAAACGCTGTGAAATGTTAAATTTGATTTTCCTTTTGAAATAACCATACAGGAGTGTGGTATTTTAGTACATTATTCTAACAACGTTAACTCTATCCATTGTTTTAGGGGTCAAATGTCAGCTGCAATTCTAAATTACATATCAAATGTACATTATGTTATGTTAATCTGATCATAGGTAATAATTTGTCTAGAGAATagtgctatatatatatgacatttagTGCATACGCAGATGTACTTTTGAGGGTATGTTTCATATATTTACCTAGTGTTTACTCAGAATACAGTGTAAAATCATTCCGTGATGTCATTATGTTTCTGTACTCAAGTCTTACAAACAATTGTACCTCCAATCTACAACGACTAAGTAAGATCCGCATGTATCCTGGAACATTTCCTGATGGAAGTCCTAACGCAACCAATATGATAAATCAGAGATTTATTTTTACTATCTCGTCACACTGTTTTCAAATTCGATGTCAATATATAGGACCACGATAGAGACGAAACATCCTAAAAAAGTCGGTCGAGTCTATGACCATCTCGGTCACTAATATGCCACTGCTGGTACGCTTCACATTTGACATtagtctgatgaaagtgacagtgtagtcatattggttgtgttatataatgttcCTTTAGCAATATGACATGCGGTTGTCTTTCCAAATACTCTGTTTTTAATCaacctacaatgtatatttatacatgtatgtattcataTACCACTCGGTGTAAGAATAAATTGTGCTTGAACTGATGACCAATTATTGGCAAAGTTATCTAGCTTTAGAGGACAAGCTATTAATCAATTGTAGGAAGCCACcaacattgtataatattacAGAGAGTGTGTTGAAAACGTCTTTTTACCAATAAAAAACCATTAaagtgattttaattttaaacgttatttaattaaaatgtcatCAGGCGTaatatttgtcaaaaatacATCATAAAGCTAAGACTTTCCCTTTCTTAAACAAAAAGTGTCCACAACCAAGTTTTGTAAAAACCTATATCAGTGCAAAGCAATAACATAACAATTCAGTAGATCCTACAAGGATATATACGTTACTTCTTGTAAGCAGAACGCTGCGCGGACTCGTCACTTGTATTAAGGTGAACCATTTCTGGCTTTCTCCGTGTATCTCCGGCTTTCTCCGGCTTTCTACGTGTAGTATTgcttacatacaatgtacatgaatCGAGGTAGTAATTGGTTTAAAACCCGAAAACTTTAGGGAAACAATGTTCATTAGTGAACATATGTATGCACTGGTGAGTTGATATTAACGTCTAAATTAACGAAAACTGTAGTTTGGTTAATCTTGAACATCCGTTGATGAAAACGTCTTTATTATcagaatatttcttttttatcacTACCATACCCAATTCCAGACTTCATAAGAAAACCTTTCATAAGACAAAGCTACATGACAACGCTACATTAGACAAAGCTACATAAGACACACCTCCATTAGAcaaagctacatgtacataagaCAAAGCTACATAAGACAGAGCTACATAAGACAAACCTCCATTAGACAAGGCTACATAAGACAAAACTGCATTAGACAAGGCTACATTAGACAAAGCTACATTAGACAAAGCTACATAAGACAAAGCTACACTAGACAAAGCTACATAAGACAAAACTGCATTAGACAAGGCTACATTAGATAAAGCTACATTAGACAACGCTACATAAGACAAAGCTACATAAGACAGAGCTACATAAGCAAAGCTACATTAGACAAAGCTACATAAGACAAAGCTACATAAGGCAAAGCTACATTAGACAAAGCTACATTAGACAAAGCTACATAAGACAAAACTGCATTAGACAAGGCTACATTAGACAAAGCTACATAAGACAGAGCTACATTAGACAAAGCTACATAAGGCAAAGCTACACTAGACAAAGCTACATAAGGCAAAGCTACATAAGACAAAGCTACATAAGACAAAACTGCATTAGACAAGGCTACATAAGACAAAGCTACACTAGACAAAGCTACATCAGGCAAAGCTACATAAGGCAAAGCTACATAAGACAGAGCTACATTAGACAAAGCTACATAAGACAACGCTACATAAGACAAAGCTACACTAGACAAAGCTACATTAGACAAAGCTACATAATACAGAGCTACATTAGACAAAGCTACATAAGGCAAACCTCCATTAGACAAAGCTACATAAGACAAAGCTACATTAGACAAACCTCCATAAGACAAACCTCCATTAGACAAGGCTACATAAGACAAAGCTACATTAGACAAAGCTACATAAGGCAAAGCTACATAAGACAAAGCTACATAAGACAAAGCTACATTAGACAAAGCTACATTAGACAAAGCTACATAAGACAGAGCTACATTAGACAAAGCTACATAAGGCAAACCTCCATTAGACAAAGCTACATAAGACAAAGCTACATAAGGCAAAGCGACATAAGACAAAGCTACATAAGACAAAGCTACATTAGACAAAGCTACATTAGACAAACCTCCATTAGGCAAAGCTACATTAGACAACGCTACATAAGACAACGCTACATAAGACAAAGCTACATAAGACAAAGCTACATTAGACAAAGCTACATAATACAAAACTGCATTAGACAATGCTACATTAGACAAAGCTCCATAAGACAAAGCTACATTAGACAAGGCTACATAAGACAAAACTGCATTAGACAAAGCTACATTAGACAAACCTCCATTAGACAAAGCTACATTAGACAACGCTACATAAGACAACGCTACATAAGACAAAGCTACATAAGACAAAGCTACATAAGAAAAAGCTACATAAGATAGAGCTACATTAGACAAAGCTACATAAGGCAAACCTCCATTAGACAAAGCTACATAAGACAAAGCTACATAAGGCAAAGCTACATAAGACAAAGCTACATAAGACAAAGCTACATTAGACAAAGCTACATTAGACAAACCTCCATTAGACAAAGCTACATTAGACAACGCTACATAAGACAACGCTACATAAGACAAAGCTACATAAGACAAAGCTACATTAGAAAAAGCTACATAAGACAAAACTGCATTAGACAAGGCTACATTAGACAAAGCTCCATAAGACAAAGCTACATTAGACAAGGCTACATTAGACAAGCCTACATAAGACGAAGCTACATTAGACAAGGCTACATAAGACAAAGCTACACTAGACAAAGCTACATTAGACAGAGCTACATAAGACAAAGCTACATAAGACAAAGCTACATTAGACAAAGCTACATAAGACAAAGCTACACTAGACAAAGCTACATTAGACAAAGCTACATAAGACAAAACTGCATTAGACAAAACTGCATTAGACAAGGCTACATAAGACAAAGCTACATTAGACAAAGCTACATAAGACAGAGCTACATAAGACAAAGCTACATAAGACAAAGCTACATTAGACAAAGCTACATAAGACAGAGCTACATTGGACAAAGCTACATAAGACAAAACTGCATTAGACAAGGCTACATTAGACAAAGCTACATAAGACAAGGCTACATAAGAAAATCTTTCATAAGACAAAGCTCCATTAATCAAGGCTACATGTACAAGCTATATAAGACAAAGCTACCTAAACTTCATCACGCGTGAGACCGGGGCACCATTAATTGGTAGGTGAACACTTGATTAGGAATTCATTAAACATCACTGCAATTATGTCCaggatttaaaatgaaatgcaatTGTAAGCTACATATATCACTCAGGGCATACTTATCCACTTCGGGCATGTCAATCCTCCCAGGGAATGCCAATCCTTCCAGGGCATGTCAATCCACTCCGGGCATGCCAATCCACCCAGGACATGTCAATCCTCCCAGGACATACTCACCCACTCCGGGCATGCCAATCCTCCCAGGACATACTCACCCACTCCGGGCATGTCAATCCTCCCAGGACATACTCACCCACTCCGGGCATGTCAATCCTCCCAGGGAATGTCAATCCACTCCGGGCATGCCAATCCACCAAAGGCATGCCAACCCACCCAGGACATACTCATCCACTCAGAGCATGTCAATCCACCCAGGGCATGCCAACCCACCCAGGACATACTCATCCACCCAGAGCATGTCAATCCACCCAGGGCATGCCAATCCAGTCCGGGCATGCCAATCCACCCAGGGCATGCTAATCCACTCCGGGCATGCCAATCCACCCCGGGCATGCCAATCCACCCAGGGCATACCAATCCAGTCCGGGCATGTCAATCCACTCCGGGCATGTCAATCCACCAAGGGCATACTAATCCAGTCCGGGCATGTCAATCCAGTCCGGGCATGTCAATCCAGTCCGGGCATGTCAATCCACCAAGGGCATACTAATCCACTCCGGGCATGTCAATCCAGTCCGGGCATGCCAATCCAGTCCGGGCATGTCAATCCACCAAGGGCATACTAATCCAGTCCGGGCATGCCAATCCAGTCCGGGCATGCCAATCCAGTCCGGGCATGCCAATCCAGTCCGGGCATGTCAATCCAGTCCGGGCATGCCAATCCAGTCCGGTCATGCCAATCCACTCCGCGCATGTCAATCCACCAAGGGCATGCCAATCCACCCAGGGCATGTCAATCCAGTCCGGGCATGCCAATCCACCCAGGGCATGTCAATCCAGTCCGGGCATGTCAATCCAGTCCGGAAATATCAATCCAGGTTAGTACAatgcaaaacaaatattgatagaTCATTTTGTTGGTAATtaaaaattgtttgaaattagATGATACATTTTTGCACGTCAGTATCTTCTATACGATAGTACTTCAAAGCAAAATCATATTAAACTTATAagtttttatagcaaaatataatatttatgaattaAGCCaagattttacaaaatttacatttgaaCGTGCATATGTTCCTGGTATCTGTGTATCGTGACGAGGATGTGCTTTATCAAGTACATGCACAATTATAAGATATTCTTATATCCAAGTGTGTGAAGTTGAAGGTAGACGGAAAATGGAAACAAAAGGAATTCTCTGGTTTCCAGGGATACCTCGATAATGGCGGGGCGTCAAGATAATGTTTAATCTGCTGCAGGAAATGTAACAAGATGGTGTTCAGTATGAAATATTACAAGATGGtgttcaatatgaaatattacaagATGGTGTTCAGTATGAAATATTACAAGATGGTGTTCAGTATGAAATATTACAAGATGGTATTCAGTATGAAATATTACCAGATGGTGTTCAGTATGAAATATTACAAGATGGTGTTCAGCATGAAATATTACAAGATGCTGTTCAGTCCGTTGAAGAAACTTTATGATGTTCAGTGTGCTGAGCGAAATATCTAAAAATgacatgaaaaataaatttaaaaaaaaaaaagttcaacaaAATTATTAAGTGTTGGTATGGGGCACATACGAGTTATCTCTCTTTGTACAGTTCTCTTAGCTCGAGAGATTGTacaagtcatttaaaaaaattccacgactacaattacatgtatatgccatACGTCATCACATTGCCATACGTCATCACATGTAGCCAAACTTCTAACAAAATACTAGAGAGATGTTTACGGTCATTTCAACGAGTATAACGTTTAACAGCCATTACCCCCACTAAGACAAAGCTGCTTACTTAGACCGCATTCGTTTCCTTTGTCTCAGATTATCCCTCTTGTCAGAGCCATGACCAATATGGACCAGAGCAATTCGCAGACAAGATTCTATCTGATCTTGGTTTAAGTCATGTTTGGAGACGACTTGGTGAACTTGCCATCAATCACATGTAGGATATTCTTGGCCGAATGCTCCAACGTCGGCATTCTCGAGCTCGTCCCTACTCTGTACacagcccgagtttcctctggccctgacaccatgtctgctaacatggtgtcagggccagaggaaactcgggctactctGGTAAGAAACTTTGGCTTGTGATGTAGAACAAAACCCCAACCTATTGACAAGGCAGCACTTGTCATCCTTGAGGGATATATAGAGtgggggtacgtaatttcgcacactttcggtatgcatttaaatacatttccatcaaatcaatttcaaatcaggaaagaatacctcacattgttagatgtacaaatgcttcgTAACATACAAGTGTATAACCTGATATGCGCACACGTATCACTGCGCATGGGAGCTGTcgttaacttgtgtttattgctgggtttgaagacgatcgggaacgtaatttcgcacacccatctaacttctttaattctgttggtaaaaatagttgtcagccattttgtatacaaacaacatcctaaactaagattaagcacaatgccatgattaaaaaaatctttaaaaacaaaataatgtgaaattgtaaagtgttaatttaccgccatttttgctttaaataatgaccgctccctacggaggtaatgtaaacaaggcggtGAAAATAACGGGGTGTCTGCAGGTCAGCGCTGTTATTAGTTATACTTAGTGGATTTGTattcagttttgtttataatctgatcaaatgatattttccctaaatatttgcaaattcacatgccaatcaacaactgtgattattttaaataaaatattgaatcatCCGGTATCAATTTTATCGGAAAAGAGTCgtatcagttaaaatttgttttcaaaacgaactGTATCTGAAAGGATGTACTTAAAATAGCAAATGTTCCACTAAGGTTGGCATTAGTCAACATATAAACGAAAAAGCACAGTCCTCGACCACTTGgaggaaaaacgcaaaaaatcgtcaggtgtgcgaatttacgtactgtgcgaaattacgtacccttgCTCTACCAAATGCGGCCCCTAATATCATTGAGGAGTTCCAGACGACAATACagcacaggcgtctgaagttctgacagtaaactgagatgTAATACCATATAAGaaataagagtatctactataaaaaaagatagtagatactcttattttttatatggtattatatctcagtttagtgtcagaacttcagacgcctgtgaaTACAGCCTCtatcatcactgatgagtcccaGAGGACAATTCGGCCCCTAACAGTACTGCATGACGAGTCCCAGAGGACAATTCGGGCCCTAACAGTACTGCATGACGAGTCCCAGAGGACAATTCGGACCCTAACATTACTGCATGACGAGTCCCAGAGGACAATGAATGGCCCCTAACATTACCGCATGACGCGTACGAGTCCCAGAAGACAATGcggcccctaacatcactgacgagtcccagaggACAATTATTTTAAGCCTAAGGTGCCGCTCACTTCTGATTTTTGTAGAATCCTTCCAAACCCCAAAAGATGCAATATAATGAGCAtggttatgtacattgtatgtgggTAGGAGAAAACTTAATTATATTTGGATGTCTTTGATGTTTtggag encodes:
- the LOC117343861 gene encoding methyltransferase-like protein 27, which produces MSSYKNIDGVFAANISDRERIDRYSHVASNYEQDVIEEGYTAHVTTAGAIGEVFPDGRDTKEILDIAAGTGLVAEELKKLGFRVMDALEPSEGMIELATKKGLYRKLYNMGLSAEPIPFPSDKYDAITICGWHGSAAPLAAALPEMVRIVKPGGYICIVTRMHYIKELPDYKETFLTQCTKLKEDLKWKEKESTGFQGYPFNNEGVKMVFEVC